One part of the Paenibacillus silvisoli genome encodes these proteins:
- a CDS encoding glycosyltransferase family 2 protein translates to MEKKKLVVFLPAHNEEQNIGKVIARVPRNVHPDWQVEVLVIDDGSTDATVREARAAGAEHVVSFPRNRGLGAAVREGLASCVRLGADIGLMIDADNEYPAEEIPNVVAPIMEGRADYTMGSRFKGVIRGMKLHRRIGNYCFTLLQAMLLKRLIWDGQSGMRGFAREAMERAEIIHDYNYAQVLTLNLVRKGFVMEEVPITYRVRVHGESFITFRKYVGNVLPAVWKEMRRPVGNKRQIQRSSARQVVLEAGANVRK, encoded by the coding sequence ATGGAAAAGAAGAAGCTGGTGGTGTTCCTGCCTGCGCACAACGAAGAACAGAATATCGGGAAAGTCATTGCGCGGGTTCCGCGCAATGTGCATCCGGATTGGCAGGTGGAGGTGCTGGTTATCGATGACGGCTCGACGGATGCGACGGTGCGGGAAGCGCGGGCCGCAGGTGCAGAGCATGTCGTTTCGTTTCCGCGCAACCGTGGGCTCGGCGCCGCGGTCCGCGAAGGGCTTGCTTCCTGCGTCCGGCTCGGCGCTGACATCGGGCTTATGATCGATGCCGACAATGAATATCCGGCGGAGGAAATTCCGAACGTGGTGGCGCCGATCATGGAGGGGCGGGCGGACTATACGATGGGGTCGCGCTTCAAGGGCGTCATCCGCGGGATGAAGCTGCACCGCAGAATCGGCAATTATTGCTTTACGCTGCTGCAGGCGATGCTGCTGAAACGGCTGATTTGGGACGGGCAATCCGGCATGCGAGGCTTCGCGCGGGAAGCGATGGAGCGGGCCGAGATTATCCACGATTACAACTATGCGCAGGTGCTGACGCTGAATTTGGTACGGAAAGGCTTTGTTATGGAAGAGGTTCCGATTACGTACCGGGTGCGCGTTCACGGGGAATCGTTCATTACGTTCCGCAAGTACGTCGGCAACGTGCTTCCGGCGGTTTGGAAGGAAATGCGCCGGCCTGTCGGGAACAAGCGGCAGATACAGCGAAGTTCGGCGCGTCAAGTCGTACTGGAGGCAGGGGCGAATGTACGGAAGTAA
- a CDS encoding alkaline phosphatase family protein, protein MKKASGFEIIAARCWNLLNEGKPFTPIFTLGVYALYHMGEWGDGSFWLRFGLGLLAAFPLFALYFYYDFPLFLRNYLWLPVVAALVLWRDAHLELGLYATGIGLFLFFTIYFWGTFYYHLRIGTSWWNFKRFWKLVLKNSDSTSGNAQEQLPKFLLLLFAIDTAGPYLADGTAAQGDFTWSSYAWFVIGVAVYARILHRNLFDWKPKEIAGYTTPVEQPEQASGGGKVFVLVIDGMRKDRFEEAHAPFLKKWRAEGTEYTQMETVYPARTVVCFSSMFTGTYPREHGITSNMVWKLGIKAESIFDSLRKVGKRGRLLGIAHLIDSMGDDVESVTAVMHNDKADRNIMERAKLIMAEQNPDLLVVQFIATDQTGHSMGALYDEYRQKIEEADALIAEFVAWLQEQGHAGNATFIVCADHGQADGIGGHGHLDEGERFVPFFLNGPGVRAGVKVEAKHSLVSVAPTLSYLLGAPLPSHSRGPVLTEAFGEETAAK, encoded by the coding sequence ATGAAGAAAGCGTCAGGGTTCGAAATCATTGCGGCGCGCTGCTGGAATTTATTGAACGAAGGAAAGCCGTTTACGCCGATCTTCACGCTAGGCGTCTATGCGTTATACCATATGGGCGAGTGGGGGGACGGGAGCTTCTGGCTGCGGTTCGGGCTTGGCCTGCTTGCGGCGTTCCCACTGTTTGCGCTTTATTTTTACTATGACTTTCCGCTGTTTCTGCGCAATTATTTATGGCTGCCGGTCGTGGCCGCGCTCGTGCTGTGGCGTGACGCTCACCTTGAGCTGGGGCTTTATGCTACGGGGATCGGGTTGTTTCTATTCTTCACGATCTACTTCTGGGGCACGTTCTACTATCATCTTCGAATCGGCACTTCTTGGTGGAACTTTAAGCGATTCTGGAAGCTCGTGCTCAAAAATAGCGATTCGACGAGCGGCAACGCCCAAGAGCAGCTGCCGAAGTTTCTTCTTCTGCTGTTTGCGATCGATACGGCGGGACCGTATCTTGCGGATGGCACGGCGGCACAGGGTGATTTTACATGGAGCAGCTACGCATGGTTCGTCATCGGTGTAGCGGTATATGCACGGATCCTGCACCGTAATTTATTTGATTGGAAGCCGAAGGAGATCGCGGGCTATACGACTCCTGTGGAGCAACCGGAGCAGGCAAGCGGCGGCGGGAAAGTATTCGTGCTCGTCATCGACGGCATGCGTAAGGACCGGTTCGAGGAGGCTCATGCGCCGTTTCTGAAAAAATGGAGGGCGGAAGGCACGGAATATACGCAAATGGAGACGGTCTATCCCGCACGGACGGTAGTCTGCTTCTCCTCGATGTTCACGGGAACGTATCCGCGGGAGCACGGCATTACGTCCAACATGGTGTGGAAGCTCGGCATTAAGGCCGAATCGATCTTCGACAGCTTGCGCAAAGTGGGTAAACGCGGCCGACTGCTGGGCATAGCGCATCTGATCGACTCCATGGGAGACGATGTGGAAAGCGTGACGGCCGTCATGCATAACGATAAAGCGGACCGCAACATTATGGAGCGGGCGAAGCTGATTATGGCCGAGCAGAATCCGGATCTGCTGGTCGTCCAGTTTATCGCGACCGACCAGACAGGGCACAGCATGGGCGCGCTCTATGACGAGTACCGTCAAAAGATCGAAGAGGCGGATGCGCTCATTGCGGAATTCGTGGCCTGGCTGCAGGAGCAGGGACATGCGGGGAATGCGACGTTTATCGTGTGCGCGGATCATGGACAAGCGGACGGTATCGGCGGCCATGGCCACTTGGACGAGGGAGAGCGGTTCGTACCGTTTTTCTTGAATGGACCGGGCGTGCGCGCGGGCGTGAAAGTGGAAGCGAAGCATTCGCTCGTATCGGTCGCGCCGACGCTCAGTTATTTGCTCGGGGCGCCGCTGCCGAGCCATAGCCGCGGGCCGGTGTTAACGGAAGCGTTCGGCGAGGAAACGGCCGCAAAATAA
- a CDS encoding lysylphosphatidylglycerol synthase transmembrane domain-containing protein, with product MRMKKAGIVVVGLMMAAVFVWLSLRWFRGREIGSAFGELLHAPMWIAVMTVCYGLSFWLKAIAWRQYVGRENEDRLSGYVYPLFVSLLVNHVLPVKLGDLARTGMLVRLTRMRWEDALHSVAIMRLLDMASLMLIGSTGAVIAGLSVSAWVPAVPAAGAAVGLAVAMIYIGWRKKGRFRDAGKMNRLHELLQRHGKRLWMTIGSRKGAGIAMLTLGSWVLEGAVVYGVVQVLHVDIDWLQAVWVNGMTIAGQLFHVAPGGIGTYETTLTASLGVLGIPGMDGYTVALLSHGYKFVFAYAAGAASLVLAAVSLRELKEWIGLRNKGRNNAG from the coding sequence ATGCGGATGAAGAAAGCGGGAATCGTCGTCGTCGGCCTCATGATGGCAGCAGTATTTGTTTGGCTCTCGCTGCGATGGTTTCGGGGGCGCGAAATCGGCTCGGCCTTCGGGGAGCTGCTGCATGCGCCTATGTGGATCGCGGTGATGACAGTCTGCTACGGGCTGTCATTTTGGCTGAAGGCAATCGCCTGGCGGCAATATGTAGGCAGGGAGAACGAAGACCGGTTGAGCGGCTACGTGTACCCCTTGTTCGTGAGTCTGCTGGTCAATCATGTGCTGCCCGTGAAGCTCGGCGATCTGGCGCGTACCGGAATGCTGGTGCGGCTGACTCGAATGCGCTGGGAGGATGCGCTTCATTCGGTTGCGATTATGCGGCTGCTCGACATGGCCTCGCTGATGCTGATCGGCAGTACGGGTGCTGTTATAGCGGGTCTATCCGTGTCAGCTTGGGTGCCGGCCGTTCCGGCGGCGGGAGCTGCAGTGGGGCTGGCGGTGGCGATGATTTATATAGGCTGGCGGAAGAAGGGAAGGTTCCGAGATGCGGGCAAGATGAATCGGCTTCATGAGCTATTGCAGCGGCATGGTAAACGACTGTGGATGACGATCGGCTCACGCAAGGGAGCAGGGATCGCCATGCTGACGCTCGGGAGCTGGGTGCTGGAGGGAGCGGTGGTTTACGGCGTCGTGCAAGTGCTTCATGTCGATATCGATTGGCTTCAAGCGGTATGGGTGAACGGCATGACGATTGCGGGGCAGTTGTTCCATGTTGCGCCGGGCGGCATAGGCACTTATGAAACGACGTTAACCGCGTCGCTTGGCGTGCTTGGCATCCCGGGAATGGACGGCTATACGGTGGCACTGCTCTCGCATGGGTATAAATTCGTTTTTGCCTATGCGGCTGGTGCGGCATCGTTAGTGCTCGCGGCCGTATCGCTGAGGGAGCTTAAAGAATGGATTGGCTTGCGAAATAAGGGGAGGAACAATGCGGGATGA
- a CDS encoding stalk domain-containing protein — translation MINSVVAAAPSATVKVKSSSFNMIFDGKKLALPEGQYVFAVNGTSYVPLRFVAYALQKNVNWDAKALKVTVSNPTKQEAVVLNDYLTNLVAHGSQVSAKGGITVQITPKAVKIVVDGKAKVLPNGQSGYIVNGSLYVPVRFMSEAVGTAINWDAVKKQISAESAAYRAEHGNGTGSNNGGTGGTETGGSNGGSTGGNNGGAIGGGGGGGVITKPTYESITANAKQRLTALQDSCKADLLAIGMSYISTDDKKQKESLKNQGYAKLDACTAKFNTIVSETETQLKANGYSTAIIADYRKEFNSQVEAGRDIMKGLS, via the coding sequence ATGATTAACTCCGTCGTTGCCGCGGCTCCTTCCGCTACAGTCAAGGTCAAGTCCAGCTCTTTCAACATGATCTTCGACGGCAAGAAGCTTGCACTTCCTGAAGGTCAATATGTATTTGCGGTTAACGGGACTTCGTACGTGCCGCTTCGTTTCGTAGCGTATGCCCTGCAGAAAAACGTAAATTGGGACGCGAAGGCGCTCAAAGTGACGGTATCCAATCCGACCAAGCAAGAGGCTGTTGTCTTGAACGATTACCTTACGAATCTTGTGGCGCATGGTAGTCAAGTATCGGCCAAGGGCGGGATAACGGTACAGATCACACCGAAGGCAGTAAAGATCGTTGTCGACGGTAAAGCAAAGGTACTTCCTAATGGGCAGTCCGGCTACATTGTGAACGGTTCGCTGTACGTTCCGGTTCGTTTCATGTCAGAAGCGGTAGGGACGGCAATCAATTGGGATGCTGTGAAGAAGCAAATTTCCGCTGAATCGGCTGCTTATCGTGCTGAACACGGAAATGGGACAGGCTCTAATAACGGTGGCACTGGCGGAACGGAAACAGGCGGCTCTAACGGTGGATCGACCGGCGGTAACAATGGTGGAGCCATCGGTGGTGGAGGCGGCGGAGGCGTCATTACAAAGCCAACCTATGAGTCAATTACGGCTAACGCGAAGCAGCGTCTAACAGCGCTACAAGATAGCTGCAAAGCCGATCTATTGGCAATTGGCATGAGCTATATCAGCACGGATGACAAGAAGCAGAAAGAAAGCTTGAAAAACCAAGGCTATGCGAAGCTCGATGCATGCACGGCCAAATTTAATACGATTGTCAGCGAAACCGAGACGCAGTTGAAGGCTAATGGTTACAGCACGGCTATTATTGCGGATTATCGTAAAGAGTTTAATAGTCAAGTAGAGGCAGGCCGTGACATTATGAAAGGTTTGTCATAA
- the galU gene encoding UTP--glucose-1-phosphate uridylyltransferase GalU: MKVRKAIIPAAGLGTRFLPATKAQPKEMLPIVDKPTLQYIIEEAVQSGIEEILIITGRNKKSIEDHFDKSVELELELETKGKYDLLEEVRSISDMVNIHFIRQKEPKGLGHAIYCAKSFIGNEPFAVMLGDDIVDNDKPCLKQMMEVFNEYKTTILGVQEIAQEDVSKYGIVEGKYIEDRIYKVKGLVEKPAVEDAPSNIAILGRYVITPAIFDILECTEPGKGGEIQLTDALKVLAQREAMYAHVFEGRRYDVGDKQGFLQATVEFALKRYDLREDFLNYLVNVVEKEKKEKVFS, from the coding sequence ATGAAAGTTAGAAAAGCCATAATACCTGCTGCGGGGTTGGGGACACGGTTCTTACCTGCGACTAAGGCTCAACCTAAGGAAATGCTTCCGATCGTGGATAAACCTACTCTTCAGTATATTATTGAGGAAGCAGTGCAATCCGGGATTGAAGAAATCTTGATTATTACAGGTAGAAATAAAAAAAGTATTGAAGATCACTTTGACAAATCAGTTGAACTTGAGCTTGAACTGGAGACTAAAGGGAAATATGATTTATTAGAAGAGGTCAGAAGTATTTCAGATATGGTAAATATTCATTTTATTCGACAGAAAGAACCTAAAGGTCTAGGACATGCCATCTATTGTGCAAAGAGCTTTATTGGTAATGAACCGTTTGCCGTCATGCTGGGTGATGATATCGTAGACAATGACAAGCCATGCCTAAAGCAGATGATGGAAGTTTTCAATGAGTATAAGACGACTATACTTGGCGTTCAAGAAATTGCGCAAGAAGATGTGAGCAAGTACGGGATAGTTGAAGGTAAATATATTGAGGATCGTATTTATAAAGTTAAGGGTCTGGTAGAGAAACCAGCAGTAGAAGATGCGCCATCTAATATTGCAATTTTGGGGAGATATGTAATCACTCCAGCTATATTCGATATCTTGGAATGCACAGAACCGGGAAAAGGCGGAGAAATCCAGTTAACGGATGCGTTGAAAGTATTGGCTCAGAGAGAAGCCATGTATGCGCATGTGTTCGAGGGTAGAAGATATGATGTTGGCGATAAGCAAGGTTTCTTGCAGGCAACTGTTGAGTTTGCGTTAAAGAGATACGACTTGAGAGAAGATTTTTTAAACTATCTAGTTAATGTGGTCGAAAAAGAAAAAAAAGAGAAGGTTTTCTCATAA
- a CDS encoding GDP-mannose 4,6-dehydratase, with the protein MTFKPLDHKKVYLITGAAGFIGSILSKKLLDSGCTVIGIDNINDYYDVNLKYARLEQLSPYKYFTFIKVDIADKLAITQIFMEYKPHFVVNLAAQAGVRYSIENPDVYIQSNIIGFFNILEACRAYPVEHLVYASSSSVYGANEKVPFEETDVVDTPVSLYASTKKSNELMAYTYSHLYKIPATGLRFFTVYGPLGRPDMAYFGFADKYFAGEPIHIYNNGDFDNDLYRDFTYVDDIVVGIERLLSNPPSEIVPHKVYNIGNNSPEKLMVFIETLEKALSHATGREVVFNKIFEPLKPGDVPATYASTDLLQKAVGFKPETSIEEGLQKFANWYVEYYGVR; encoded by the coding sequence TTGACCTTCAAGCCGTTAGATCATAAAAAAGTCTATCTTATAACCGGGGCTGCGGGCTTCATCGGTTCGATTCTATCTAAAAAATTGTTGGACTCTGGTTGTACTGTAATCGGGATTGACAATATTAATGATTACTACGATGTGAACTTGAAATATGCACGACTTGAGCAGTTGAGTCCATACAAATACTTCACTTTTATTAAAGTCGATATTGCCGACAAATTGGCAATTACTCAAATTTTCATGGAGTATAAACCGCATTTTGTAGTGAATCTTGCTGCGCAAGCAGGTGTCCGATATTCGATAGAAAACCCGGATGTATACATTCAAAGTAATATTATTGGATTTTTCAATATTTTAGAAGCTTGCAGAGCATATCCAGTCGAGCATCTTGTATATGCATCGTCAAGCTCAGTGTATGGTGCCAATGAGAAGGTTCCATTTGAGGAAACGGATGTGGTGGACACACCGGTCTCACTGTATGCATCAACTAAAAAATCCAATGAGTTAATGGCATATACCTACAGTCATTTATATAAGATTCCTGCAACTGGACTTCGATTTTTTACCGTATATGGTCCTTTGGGTAGACCTGACATGGCTTATTTCGGTTTCGCTGATAAGTATTTTGCAGGAGAGCCAATTCACATCTATAACAATGGCGATTTCGATAATGATCTTTATCGTGATTTTACATATGTAGATGATATTGTTGTGGGGATTGAACGCTTATTAAGTAACCCTCCTTCGGAGATTGTACCGCACAAGGTATATAATATTGGGAATAATAGCCCGGAAAAGCTAATGGTTTTTATTGAAACGTTAGAGAAAGCTTTAAGTCATGCGACTGGTAGAGAGGTTGTTTTCAATAAAATCTTCGAACCTCTTAAACCTGGCGACGTACCGGCTACTTACGCGTCAACTGATTTGTTGCAAAAGGCGGTTGGATTTAAACCGGAAACCTCTATTGAAGAGGGTTTGCAGAAATTCGCAAACTGGTATGTAGAGTATTATGGAGTTAGATAA
- a CDS encoding UDP-glucose dehydrogenase family protein: protein MYKIAVAGTGYVGLVAGVCFAEVGHQVTCVDIDEKKVNTMKSGTSPIYEAGLESLMQKNYATGKINYTTDYRLAYKDADAIFIGVGTPEQHDGSANLSYIATVARQIAESIEKDCLVVVKSTVPVGTNDKVEQFIQDFLVHDVRVEVASNPEFLAQGSAVHDTLHAERIVIGTESKWAEELLMKIYEPFNLPIVSVNRRSAEMIKYASNDFLALKISYMNDIANLCELVGADIEDVAIGMSFDKRIGSKFLNAGIGYGGSCFPKDTKALEYIAKQHGYELRTVKAAIDVNNDQKTMLYKKASKRLITFNGLKVAILGLTFKPGTDDLREAASLENVPFLLEQGADIYAFDPVGANNFAKIYPEGANRKGKITYVERIEDALIGANVCFIFTEWGEVKSVSPETYKQLMRTPLVYDGRNIYSNVEMKAVGVEYHSIGREPATRSELKESKKLDLQAVRS from the coding sequence TTGTATAAAATAGCAGTTGCAGGAACTGGTTATGTTGGGCTTGTTGCAGGTGTTTGTTTTGCAGAAGTTGGTCATCAAGTAACTTGTGTTGATATTGATGAGAAGAAAGTAAATACCATGAAGTCAGGAACCTCGCCTATATACGAAGCTGGTTTAGAAAGCTTGATGCAAAAGAATTACGCAACTGGGAAAATTAATTATACAACCGATTATAGGCTAGCATACAAAGATGCAGATGCTATTTTTATTGGAGTAGGTACCCCAGAGCAACATGACGGCTCAGCGAATCTATCTTACATCGCAACAGTAGCAAGACAAATTGCCGAGTCCATTGAGAAAGATTGTCTTGTAGTAGTGAAATCCACGGTACCGGTAGGCACAAACGATAAAGTGGAGCAATTTATTCAGGATTTTCTAGTTCACGATGTGCGAGTAGAAGTAGCCTCAAATCCTGAATTTTTGGCACAGGGATCAGCTGTACATGATACATTGCATGCAGAGCGAATTGTAATTGGAACCGAGAGTAAATGGGCTGAAGAATTGTTGATGAAGATCTATGAGCCGTTTAACCTCCCAATTGTATCGGTCAATAGAAGATCTGCAGAAATGATTAAGTATGCTTCAAATGACTTCCTTGCCTTAAAAATTTCTTATATGAACGACATTGCAAATCTTTGCGAATTGGTTGGTGCAGATATTGAAGATGTTGCGATAGGCATGAGTTTTGATAAGAGAATTGGAAGTAAATTTTTAAATGCCGGGATTGGCTATGGTGGGTCGTGTTTCCCGAAGGATACAAAAGCACTGGAATATATCGCAAAGCAACATGGTTATGAACTTAGAACTGTGAAAGCTGCTATCGATGTGAACAACGACCAAAAAACAATGCTTTATAAAAAGGCTAGTAAGAGATTGATTACTTTTAATGGTCTAAAAGTGGCCATACTGGGGCTGACATTCAAACCTGGAACTGATGATCTCAGAGAAGCTGCTTCTTTAGAGAATGTACCGTTTTTATTGGAGCAAGGTGCGGATATATATGCCTTTGATCCGGTAGGAGCTAATAATTTCGCGAAAATTTATCCAGAGGGTGCTAATAGAAAAGGCAAAATCACTTATGTCGAAAGGATAGAGGATGCACTAATTGGAGCCAATGTTTGCTTTATCTTTACTGAATGGGGTGAAGTAAAATCAGTTTCGCCTGAAACATATAAACAATTAATGAGGACCCCATTAGTTTATGATGGACGAAACATCTATAGTAATGTAGAAATGAAAGCGGTTGGCGTAGAGTATCATTCAATCGGGAGAGAACCTGCAACGAGAAGTGAATTAAAGGAGTCGAAAAAACTTGACCTTCAAGCCGTTAGATCATAA
- a CDS encoding serine O-acetyltransferase: MAIIKDVIEEVNRGQKGSFISSILKIYMSPGKHALFLLRIAQYLHGKGYKFIPTMIKNRLVRLYGVHISLTAKIDIGVDFRHINGIVIGDGVVIGKNSIIYQQVTLGGQNLGDGIKGNYPMIGDNVTIFAGAKILGNVTIGDGSIIGANSVVIKDVPSNAVVAGVPARVIKVINV; this comes from the coding sequence GTGGCAATTATTAAAGATGTAATAGAGGAAGTAAATAGAGGGCAAAAGGGTAGTTTTATTAGTAGTATTCTTAAGATATATATGTCACCGGGGAAACATGCATTGTTCCTGCTTAGAATCGCTCAATATTTACACGGTAAAGGTTATAAATTTATTCCAACGATGATAAAAAACAGATTAGTTAGGTTATATGGAGTGCATATAAGTCTTACTGCAAAAATTGATATCGGTGTAGATTTCAGACATATTAATGGTATTGTTATTGGCGATGGAGTTGTTATTGGTAAAAATTCAATTATATACCAGCAAGTGACACTCGGAGGACAAAACTTAGGTGATGGTATTAAGGGAAATTACCCTATGATAGGAGATAATGTAACAATATTTGCAGGAGCTAAAATACTAGGTAACGTTACCATTGGTGATGGTTCTATTATTGGCGCCAATAGTGTTGTAATTAAGGATGTACCAAGTAATGCGGTTGTGGCAGGTGTACCAGCAAGAGTAATTAAAGTTATAAATGTATGA
- a CDS encoding oligosaccharide flippase family protein has translation MERKKSTSFQVVTTFGVKMLVLFGSFIISIILARALGPEGKGIVTAIFVVPNLIISLADLGVRQATTYFVGRKIYPLQDILSSVMVMWLITSIISLVVVSAYFFTGPSHVYGWGLLSIALLTIPISLFNNYITGVLLGKERIGVVNLSGLFSFIVNLFSLVLLVSIFHLGVHGAAITQVLVAFVLMIYGYFIVSKYAKFRFKSIQSIPMELTKKGISYALALFILNLNYRVDIILLERFTDTNEVGVYSVGVSLAELIWQLPAAIGIVIFSKSATSLNENEAIERSTRLLRITWLPLFLICLLFWLLSPLMVSYLYGDEYIEAVSVIRWLLPGVLMMVLFKILNADLAGRGYPIFALHVYIITFLLNVVLNLVLIPREGMNGSAIASTISYTVGAIIFGVVYARKSGIKIHTLFVLNRDDYNLLRNLFKQLTLKARYSQRKI, from the coding sequence ATGGAAAGAAAAAAAAGCACTAGTTTTCAAGTAGTAACTACATTCGGTGTGAAGATGTTAGTTTTATTTGGCAGTTTTATTATTTCAATTATTTTAGCTCGAGCTCTGGGACCAGAGGGAAAAGGAATTGTTACCGCTATATTTGTAGTTCCAAATTTAATCATAAGTTTAGCAGATTTAGGTGTCAGGCAAGCTACTACCTATTTCGTGGGAAGGAAAATATACCCATTACAAGATATTTTATCTTCTGTAATGGTTATGTGGTTGATTACTTCAATTATTTCACTAGTAGTAGTATCCGCTTATTTTTTTACAGGCCCAAGTCATGTCTATGGATGGGGTTTATTAAGTATCGCTCTATTAACAATACCAATAAGCTTATTTAATAATTATATTACAGGAGTGCTACTTGGAAAAGAAAGAATTGGAGTAGTTAACCTTAGTGGACTATTTAGTTTTATAGTTAATCTTTTTTCTCTGGTTCTATTAGTCAGTATATTTCATTTAGGTGTTCATGGTGCAGCAATCACACAAGTTCTAGTCGCGTTTGTCTTAATGATATATGGTTATTTTATAGTTAGTAAGTATGCAAAGTTTCGATTCAAATCTATACAAAGCATTCCGATGGAGTTAACTAAAAAGGGGATTAGTTACGCATTAGCCTTATTTATTTTAAATTTGAATTATAGAGTTGATATTATACTCTTAGAGAGATTCACAGACACAAATGAGGTAGGAGTTTATTCTGTTGGCGTAAGTCTAGCGGAGCTTATTTGGCAATTACCGGCAGCTATTGGAATTGTTATTTTCTCAAAAAGTGCTACTAGTTTAAACGAAAATGAGGCTATAGAAAGGTCAACAAGACTATTACGAATTACTTGGCTCCCTTTATTTTTGATATGTTTGTTATTCTGGTTACTTTCACCTTTGATGGTTTCTTATTTGTATGGGGATGAATATATTGAGGCTGTTTCGGTTATAAGATGGCTTCTTCCAGGCGTGTTAATGATGGTCCTATTTAAGATTTTGAATGCTGATCTTGCTGGTCGGGGCTATCCAATCTTTGCATTGCATGTATACATTATTACCTTTTTATTGAATGTCGTTTTGAATCTAGTTTTAATACCTAGAGAGGGAATGAATGGTTCTGCTATTGCTTCAACAATTAGTTATACAGTAGGGGCCATTATATTCGGAGTTGTCTATGCAAGAAAAAGTGGTATTAAAATACATACCCTTTTCGTATTAAATCGAGACGATTATAATTTGTTAAGGAACCTTTTTAAACAACTTACTTTGAAGGCGAGATATAGTCAAAGAAAGATTTAA
- a CDS encoding FAD-binding protein, translating to MEILYNESLKTYTTVRIGGIAERLYIPESSEELISLLETLPDYYILSGGSNVLINDQKSFKNVILLKKFDLTIENIGNGEYYVGASVRLQNLINTIHKDGYGGIEYLYSVPGLVGGAITMNAGRGRPYGLNISDYVTHVHVYENGTTKIIPKHECQFIYRSSIFKNNNIIILGARFTFDNIESKKLLEAKQERIQMTKNAQDYSGFNFGSVFMDNDWRIMWLVRRLHPGYKGGICYSKKTANWMLNNGDGTFKQARKLINNVEKLHRLIGKKAVPEVIIWD from the coding sequence ATGGAAATTCTTTATAATGAGAGTTTGAAAACATACACGACTGTAAGAATTGGTGGAATTGCAGAACGATTATATATTCCAGAGAGTTCTGAAGAGTTAATCAGTTTATTGGAAACATTGCCGGATTATTATATTCTAAGTGGAGGATCAAATGTATTAATAAATGATCAGAAGTCATTCAAAAATGTAATATTACTCAAAAAGTTTGATTTAACAATAGAAAACATAGGCAACGGCGAATATTACGTAGGTGCGTCTGTTAGACTACAAAATCTAATTAATACCATCCACAAGGACGGATATGGAGGAATTGAGTACTTATACTCTGTTCCTGGATTGGTAGGCGGGGCTATAACTATGAATGCGGGAAGGGGGAGGCCATATGGGTTAAACATAAGTGACTATGTTACTCATGTACATGTTTATGAAAATGGCACAACAAAAATAATACCTAAACATGAATGCCAGTTTATATATAGGTCTTCAATATTCAAAAATAATAACATTATTATTTTAGGTGCAAGATTTACTTTTGATAACATTGAGAGTAAGAAGCTGCTTGAAGCAAAACAAGAAAGAATACAAATGACCAAAAATGCTCAGGATTACAGTGGTTTCAACTTCGGCTCAGTGTTTATGGACAATGATTGGAGAATTATGTGGCTGGTTAGAAGATTACATCCCGGATATAAAGGAGGAATATGTTACTCGAAAAAGACTGCTAATTGGATGCTTAATAACGGTGACGGAACTTTCAAACAAGCAAGAAAGCTGATAAATAACGTTGAAAAATTACACCGTCTAATTGGGAAGAAGGCAGTTCCAGAAGTAATAATATGGGATTGA